One part of the Paracoccus sp. MBLB3053 genome encodes these proteins:
- a CDS encoding acyl-CoA synthetase, with product MAKFATTADRDAVEAEMPYEQRDVPDTIYKLLTRTRERHADRPAISFQLLSDPRSKARTLTWNDLHERVTETANLFRSLGVGPKDVVAYLLPNTAETPVVLLAGATAGIVNPINPLLEPEQIASILRETGAKVLVTLKPFPKSDIAQKAAEAVAQAPGVKTVLQVDLRGYLSGLKRLAIPFLRPKMTTTNQAKYLDFEAAASAQRHNRLTFDEPEGDRVAAYFHTGGTTGTPKVAQHKQSGMIYNGWLGSEMLFTHRDVLMCPLPMFHVFAAYPVLMSCVASGAQLVMPTPAGYRGEGVFDNFWKLLERWQATFLITVPTAIAALMQRPVDADVSSLRTAISGSAPLPVELYNRFRAATGVEISEGYGLTEATCLVSCNPVDGMKKVGSVGLPLPYSHVRILRRTPEGFHECATDEIGEICVASPGVFEGSTYTEADKNHELFAEDRFLRTGDLGRIDPDGYLWITGRAKDLIIRGGHNIDPAMIEDALLSHPQVAFVGAIGQPDSFAGELPCAYVELVAGATADVSELMAHARDHIPERAAIPKHVEILPELPKTAVGKIFKPDLRKLAIKRVYDEAITRAGLAAEVCEVVDDRKRGLVAHLARKGDLDEERLADCLGQFTRPWEWK from the coding sequence ATGGCCAAATTCGCAACAACCGCCGACCGCGATGCGGTCGAGGCGGAAATGCCCTATGAGCAGAGGGATGTGCCGGACACGATCTACAAGTTGCTCACCCGCACCCGCGAACGCCATGCCGACCGGCCCGCGATCAGTTTCCAGCTTCTGTCCGATCCGCGATCCAAGGCACGCACGCTGACTTGGAACGACCTGCATGAGCGGGTTACCGAGACGGCGAACCTGTTTCGCAGCCTTGGTGTCGGGCCCAAGGACGTCGTGGCCTATCTGCTGCCGAACACGGCGGAAACTCCGGTCGTGCTGCTGGCCGGGGCAACGGCGGGCATCGTCAATCCGATCAACCCGCTTCTCGAGCCCGAACAGATCGCGAGCATCCTGCGTGAAACAGGGGCGAAGGTGCTCGTCACGCTGAAGCCCTTTCCGAAATCCGACATCGCCCAGAAGGCGGCCGAAGCGGTGGCCCAGGCCCCGGGCGTGAAAACGGTGCTGCAGGTCGATCTGCGCGGATACCTGTCGGGCCTGAAACGGCTCGCGATCCCGTTCCTGCGTCCAAAGATGACGACGACGAACCAGGCCAAGTATCTGGATTTCGAGGCTGCGGCGAGCGCCCAGCGGCACAACCGCCTGACCTTCGACGAACCCGAGGGCGACAGGGTCGCCGCCTATTTCCATACCGGCGGTACGACCGGCACGCCCAAGGTCGCCCAGCACAAGCAATCAGGGATGATCTATAACGGCTGGCTGGGCTCCGAAATGCTTTTCACCCATCGGGACGTGCTGATGTGCCCGCTGCCGATGTTCCATGTCTTTGCCGCTTATCCCGTGCTGATGTCCTGCGTGGCCTCGGGCGCGCAACTGGTCATGCCAACCCCGGCAGGCTATCGCGGAGAGGGCGTTTTCGACAATTTCTGGAAATTGCTCGAGCGTTGGCAGGCCACCTTCCTGATCACGGTTCCCACCGCCATCGCCGCATTGATGCAGCGCCCGGTCGATGCGGATGTGTCTTCGCTGCGCACCGCGATCTCGGGCTCGGCCCCGCTGCCGGTCGAACTTTACAATCGCTTCCGCGCCGCGACCGGCGTCGAGATTTCGGAAGGCTACGGCCTGACCGAGGCGACGTGCCTTGTGTCATGCAACCCGGTCGACGGCATGAAGAAGGTCGGTTCGGTAGGCTTGCCCCTGCCCTACTCGCATGTGCGCATCCTGCGTCGCACGCCCGAAGGATTCCACGAATGCGCAACCGATGAGATTGGTGAGATCTGCGTCGCAAGCCCCGGTGTCTTCGAAGGCTCGACCTATACGGAAGCCGACAAGAACCACGAGCTTTTCGCCGAAGATCGCTTCCTGCGCACCGGCGATCTGGGTCGGATCGACCCCGATGGCTATCTGTGGATCACCGGCCGCGCCAAGGATCTTATCATCCGCGGCGGTCATAATATCGACCCAGCCATGATCGAGGATGCACTGCTGTCGCATCCCCAGGTCGCCTTCGTCGGCGCGATCGGTCAGCCAGACAGCTTTGCCGGCGAACTGCCCTGTGCCTATGTGGAACTGGTTGCCGGGGCAACGGCCGATGTCAGCGAACTGATGGCCCACGCCAGGGATCACATCCCGGAACGTGCCGCGATCCCGAAGCATGTCGAGATCCTGCCCGAATTGCCGAAGACAGCGGTGGGCAAGATCTTCAAGCCCGACCTGCGCAAGCTCGCCATCAAGCGGGTCTATGACGAGGCGATCACAAGGGCCGGGCTGGCTGCCGAAGTCTGCGAGGTGGTCGACGACAGGAAGCGCGGCCTTGTCGCCCATCTCGCCCGCAAGGGCGATCTGGACGAAGAGCGTCTTGCCGACTGCCTCGGCCAATTCACCCGCCCCTGGGAATGGAAGTAA
- a CDS encoding sulfotransferase family protein, translating to MNWNPNGKPRKPDFLGIGAQKAGTTWLSQMLSQHPEIWTPPFKEVQFFNHRFVEEHRQWLPWHYRRAKVNIQKRWESKGEEVPVEVRRYLNRVTREPMFTNHWYKMVFSPAPENTQALDITPEYSTLPPEGVDFIAKFLPEAKFIYIIRHPVDRAVSQLKMNLTRARRKPGSPEEWLKEVEDPVLMDRGDYMTYVPRWNAHFGPDRLLYMPFGMIATDPMGFLRKVETFLGLSPFDYRDASRKVFASDNSLSVPDMARRRLREKLEPQFGFLDETFGKDFTAQFR from the coding sequence ATGAACTGGAACCCGAACGGCAAGCCGCGCAAACCGGATTTCCTGGGTATCGGAGCGCAGAAGGCGGGGACCACCTGGCTGTCGCAGATGCTGTCGCAGCATCCCGAGATATGGACGCCTCCGTTCAAGGAGGTCCAGTTCTTCAACCATCGCTTCGTCGAAGAGCATCGCCAATGGCTACCCTGGCATTACAGGCGCGCCAAGGTGAACATCCAGAAACGCTGGGAATCGAAGGGCGAGGAAGTGCCCGTCGAGGTGCGGCGCTATCTCAACCGCGTCACGCGCGAGCCGATGTTCACGAACCATTGGTACAAGATGGTCTTCTCTCCGGCGCCGGAAAACACGCAGGCGCTGGACATCACGCCCGAATATTCGACCCTGCCGCCGGAAGGCGTCGATTTCATCGCCAAGTTCCTGCCCGAGGCGAAATTCATCTACATCATTCGCCATCCGGTGGACCGCGCGGTTTCCCAGCTCAAGATGAACCTGACTCGTGCCAGACGGAAGCCGGGCTCGCCCGAGGAATGGCTGAAGGAAGTCGAAGACCCGGTCTTGATGGACCGGGGCGACTACATGACCTATGTACCGCGCTGGAATGCGCATTTCGGCCCCGATCGGTTGCTTTACATGCCCTTCGGCATGATCGCGACCGACCCTATGGGTTTCCTGCGCAAGGTCGAAACATTCCTGGGTCTCAGCCCTTTCGACTATCGTGACGCGAGCCGAAAGGTGTTTGCCTCGGATAATTCGCTCTCGGTGCCCGACATGGCGCGCAGGCGGCTGCGCGAGAAGCTGGAGCCGCAATTCGGCTTCCTCGACGAGACCTTCGGCAAGGATTTCACCGCGCAGTTCCGCTAG
- the ettA gene encoding energy-dependent translational throttle protein EttA has product MASYQYVYHMDGVSKTYPGGKKTFENIRLNFLPGVKIGVVGVNGAGKSTLLRIMAGIDKDFSGEAWAAKGATVGYLPQEPQLDPALNVRGNVMEGVKAKQAKLDRYNELAMNYSDETAEEMAKLQDEIDAENLWDLDSQIDVAMEALRCPPDDADVESLSGGERRRVALCKLLLEAPDMLLLDEPTNHLDAETIAWLQKHLIEYPGTILCVTHDRYFLDDITGWILELDRGRGIPYEGNYSAWLEQKAKRLEQEAREDKAKQKTLERELEWIRAGAKARQAKQKARINAYNELAGQSEREKLTNAQIIIPNGERLGNKVIEIEGLKKAMGDKLLVEDLTFSLPPGGIVGVIGPNGAGKSTLFRMLTGNEQPDEGSITLGDTVKLSYVDQSRDALDPNKTVWEEISGGAEQIALGDATMNSRAYCSAFNFKGGDQQKKVGLLSGGERNRVHMAKLLKSGGNVLLLDEPTNDLDVETLQALEAALEDFAGCAVIISHDRFFLDRLCTHILAFEGDAHVEWFEGNFEDYEADKVRRLGPDSIEPKRVKYKKFTR; this is encoded by the coding sequence ATGGCCTCCTACCAATATGTCTATCACATGGACGGGGTGTCCAAGACCTATCCCGGTGGCAAGAAGACATTCGAGAACATCCGGCTGAATTTCCTGCCCGGCGTCAAGATCGGCGTCGTCGGCGTGAACGGCGCGGGTAAGTCGACGCTGCTGCGCATCATGGCCGGCATCGACAAGGATTTCTCGGGAGAGGCATGGGCCGCCAAGGGCGCGACCGTCGGCTATCTGCCGCAGGAGCCCCAGCTTGACCCGGCGCTGAACGTGCGCGGCAACGTCATGGAGGGGGTCAAGGCCAAGCAGGCCAAGCTCGACCGCTACAACGAACTTGCCATGAACTACTCGGACGAAACCGCCGAGGAAATGGCAAAGCTTCAGGACGAGATCGACGCCGAGAACCTGTGGGATCTCGACAGCCAGATCGACGTCGCGATGGAAGCCCTGCGCTGTCCGCCGGATGATGCCGATGTCGAAAGCCTTTCGGGTGGCGAGCGTCGCCGCGTGGCTTTGTGCAAGCTGCTGCTCGAAGCGCCCGACATGCTGCTTCTGGACGAACCGACCAACCACCTCGACGCCGAGACGATCGCCTGGCTGCAAAAGCACCTGATCGAATATCCCGGCACCATCCTGTGCGTCACCCACGACCGCTATTTCCTTGACGACATCACCGGCTGGATTCTCGAACTCGACCGTGGTCGGGGCATCCCCTACGAGGGCAACTATTCAGCCTGGCTGGAACAGAAGGCCAAGCGGCTTGAGCAGGAAGCCCGCGAGGACAAGGCCAAGCAGAAGACGCTGGAGCGGGAACTCGAATGGATCCGCGCCGGCGCGAAAGCCCGTCAGGCCAAGCAGAAGGCGCGTATCAACGCCTATAACGAGCTGGCCGGCCAGTCCGAGCGCGAGAAGCTGACGAACGCGCAGATCATCATCCCGAATGGCGAGCGTCTGGGCAACAAGGTCATCGAGATCGAGGGCCTGAAGAAGGCCATGGGCGACAAGCTTCTGGTCGAAGACCTGACCTTCTCGCTGCCGCCGGGCGGCATCGTCGGCGTCATCGGCCCGAACGGCGCGGGCAAGTCGACGCTGTTCCGCATGCTGACCGGCAACGAGCAGCCCGACGAGGGCTCGATCACGCTGGGCGACACCGTGAAGCTTTCCTATGTCGACCAGTCGCGCGACGCGCTCGACCCCAACAAGACCGTCTGGGAAGAGATTTCGGGTGGCGCGGAACAAATCGCGCTGGGTGATGCCACGATGAACAGCCGCGCCTATTGCTCGGCCTTCAACTTCAAGGGCGGTGACCAGCAGAAAAAGGTGGGCTTGCTTTCGGGCGGTGAACGCAACCGCGTCCATATGGCGAAACTGCTGAAATCGGGCGGCAACGTTCTGCTGCTCGACGAACCGACCAACGACCTCGACGTGGAAACGCTGCAGGCTCTGGAAGCGGCGCTTGAAGATTTCGCGGGCTGCGCGGTGATCATCTCGCACGACCGCTTCTTCCTCGACCGTCTGTGCACCCACATCCTCGCCTTCGAGGGCGACGCCCATGTCGAGTGGTTCGAGGGCAACTTCGAGGATTACGAGGCCGACAAGGTTCGCCGGCTTGGCCCGGATTCGATCGAACCGAAGCGCGTGAAATACAAGAAGTTCACCCGCTGA
- the rimO gene encoding 30S ribosomal protein S12 methylthiotransferase RimO → MSQNPPLLRPDLAPSPIFDTTRREGQPTIGMVSLGCPKALVDSERILTRLRAEGYAISPDYKGAGAVIVNTCGFLDSAKAESLQAIGEALAENGKVIVTGCLGAEPEYITGAHPSVLAVTGPQQYEQVLDAVHGAVPPSPHPFIDLLPASGVSLTPRHYSYLKISEGCNHACKFCIIPDMRGKLVSRPAHAVIREAEKLVEAGVRELLVISQDTSAYGLDRKFATERGHRAHITDLARDLGSLGAWVRLHYVYPYPHVRDLIPLMAEGLVLPYLDIPFQHAHPDVLKRMARPAAAAKTLDEIQAWRSACPDITLRSTFIVGYPGETEDEFQTLLDWLDEAQLDRVGCFQYENVKGARANDLPDHVPDEVKQDRWNRFMEKAQAISEAKLAAKVGQRIDVIVDSVDNDGATCRTKADAPEIDGNLFIDEGFETLKPGDIVSVTVDEAGEYDLWGKL, encoded by the coding sequence ATGAGCCAGAACCCGCCCCTGTTGCGCCCCGATCTAGCCCCCAGCCCGATCTTCGACACCACGCGTCGAGAGGGTCAACCGACGATTGGGATGGTCAGCCTTGGCTGTCCCAAGGCGCTTGTCGACAGCGAACGCATCCTGACGCGCCTGCGCGCCGAAGGTTATGCGATCAGCCCCGACTACAAGGGCGCGGGCGCGGTCATCGTGAACACCTGCGGCTTCCTCGACAGCGCCAAGGCGGAAAGCCTGCAGGCCATCGGCGAGGCGCTGGCCGAGAACGGCAAGGTCATTGTCACCGGCTGCCTTGGCGCAGAGCCCGAATACATCACCGGCGCGCATCCCTCGGTGCTGGCCGTGACCGGCCCGCAGCAATACGAGCAGGTGCTGGACGCGGTGCATGGCGCCGTGCCGCCCTCGCCCCATCCCTTCATCGACCTGCTGCCGGCCTCGGGCGTCAGCCTGACGCCGCGCCATTACAGCTATCTGAAGATCTCGGAAGGCTGCAATCACGCCTGCAAGTTCTGCATCATCCCCGATATGCGCGGCAAGCTGGTCAGCCGCCCGGCCCATGCCGTCATCCGCGAGGCCGAGAAACTGGTCGAGGCCGGGGTGCGCGAGCTGCTGGTCATTTCGCAGGACACCTCGGCCTACGGGCTCGACCGCAAGTTCGCGACCGAGCGCGGCCATCGCGCCCATATCACCGACCTTGCCCGCGATCTGGGCAGCCTCGGCGCTTGGGTGCGGCTGCATTACGTCTATCCCTATCCGCATGTCCGCGACCTCATACCGCTGATGGCCGAGGGGCTGGTGCTGCCCTATCTCGACATCCCCTTCCAGCACGCCCATCCCGATGTGCTGAAGCGCATGGCCCGCCCGGCGGCAGCCGCGAAGACGCTCGACGAGATCCAGGCCTGGCGCTCGGCCTGCCCGGACATCACCCTGCGCTCGACCTTCATCGTCGGCTATCCCGGCGAAACCGAGGACGAGTTCCAGACCCTGCTCGACTGGCTCGACGAGGCGCAACTGGACCGCGTCGGCTGCTTCCAATACGAAAACGTCAAGGGCGCGCGTGCCAATGACCTGCCGGACCATGTCCCCGACGAGGTCAAGCAGGACCGCTGGAACCGCTTCATGGAAAAGGCGCAGGCGATTTCCGAGGCGAAGCTCGCGGCCAAGGTCGGCCAACGCATCGACGTGATCGTGGACAGCGTGGATAATGACGGCGCGACCTGCCGCACCAAGGCCGACGCGCCCGAAATCGACGGCAACCTCTTCATCGACGAGGGTTTCGAGACGCTGAAACCCGGCGATATCGTCAGCGTGACGGTGGATGAGGCAGGTGAATACGATCTTTGGGGCAAGCTCTGA